In Paenibacillus kyungheensis, the following are encoded in one genomic region:
- the pabC gene encoding aminodeoxychorismate lyase has translation MNYVCLNGHITATDQAVVSVMDHGFLYGMGLFETFRTYNGQPFLLEQHLLRLSTSCQSLGIIWNESVNDISEQIQQLMIANQLSDAYIRYTVTAGTDILGLPSGEYEQPTIVIYAKSLPPARLDSISLADHLYTHSKSLRRLHTLRNTPEGDIRLKSLHYMNSILGKRELIQYQDHPATAVEGLMLTKEQYIAEGIVSNVFFVKNQQLYTPAIDTGILPGITRAFVIQLAESAGITVHEGFYTWKQLLEADEVLLTNSIQEIVPVKQLLAHTATYLLPELLSNSMTFQLAYAYQKEAYQQ, from the coding sequence ATGAACTATGTATGTTTAAATGGGCACATTACTGCTACAGATCAAGCCGTGGTCTCTGTCATGGATCACGGCTTTTTGTATGGAATGGGATTGTTTGAGACGTTTCGTACGTATAATGGCCAGCCGTTTTTATTAGAACAACATCTATTAAGATTATCGACAAGTTGCCAGTCCTTAGGAATCATCTGGAATGAGTCAGTCAACGATATATCTGAACAGATTCAGCAATTAATGATCGCTAACCAATTATCAGATGCTTATATTCGTTATACGGTTACAGCAGGAACCGATATATTAGGTTTACCTTCAGGAGAATATGAACAGCCTACTATCGTGATCTATGCCAAGTCGCTACCTCCAGCTCGCCTTGATTCTATTTCGCTTGCAGATCATTTATATACTCATAGCAAGTCATTGCGTCGCTTACACACCTTACGGAATACACCAGAAGGCGATATTCGTCTCAAATCACTCCATTATATGAATAGCATTTTGGGTAAGCGCGAATTAATACAGTATCAAGATCACCCTGCTACTGCTGTAGAAGGATTAATGCTGACCAAAGAACAATATATAGCAGAAGGCATTGTGAGTAATGTGTTTTTTGTAAAAAATCAACAATTATACACACCTGCTATAGATACAGGGATATTACCGGGTATTACACGTGCTTTTGTGATTCAATTAGCAGAGTCTGCTGGAATAACAGTGCATGAAGGTTTTTATACATGGAAGCAGTTACTAGAAGCAGATGAAGTGCTTTTAACGAATTCTATTCAAGAAATAGTACCTGTTAAGCAATTGTTAGCACATACAGCAACATATCTGCTTCCTGAGCTTCTTTCCAACTCTATGACTTTTCAATTAGCTTATGCTTACCAGAAGGAGGCTTATCAGCAGTGA
- the folP gene encoding dihydropteroate synthase, producing MKQPIRYTRTYNMGSATVTLGDSTLIMGILNVTPDSFSDGGQYTSIDRAVEHALQMMQDGADLIDIGGESTRPGHDPVSAEQELERVLPIIEALHREAPHIPLSIDTYKAEVARQALQTGAHIINDVWGGQADPLMLQVAASAQCPIILMHNRDNMDYTNFVADVRHDLQYCIDQALQAGVQAEHIILDPGIGFAKTADHNLQLMMELDQLSSLGYPLLLGTSRKKFIRTVLDLPAHDVVEGTTATTAFGIAQGCQIIRVHDIKQNKRMAVMCDAMVQSTRHHKN from the coding sequence GTGAAACAGCCTATTCGCTACACAAGAACATACAATATGGGTTCCGCTACTGTAACACTTGGAGATTCAACTTTAATAATGGGCATTTTGAATGTTACGCCGGATTCTTTTTCCGATGGTGGACAATATACATCAATTGATCGTGCTGTTGAACATGCTTTGCAAATGATGCAAGATGGAGCAGATCTGATTGATATTGGCGGAGAATCTACTCGTCCGGGGCATGATCCGGTATCTGCTGAGCAAGAATTAGAACGTGTACTTCCGATTATTGAAGCTTTGCACCGGGAAGCTCCTCATATTCCGTTATCGATTGATACGTACAAAGCAGAAGTCGCCAGACAAGCATTACAGACAGGTGCTCATATCATCAACGATGTATGGGGCGGACAAGCCGATCCTTTAATGTTACAAGTAGCAGCTTCTGCACAGTGCCCGATTATTTTGATGCACAATCGAGATAATATGGATTATACGAATTTTGTTGCAGATGTACGTCATGATCTTCAATACTGTATCGATCAAGCGCTACAAGCAGGTGTACAAGCAGAGCATATTATTTTAGATCCAGGTATTGGATTTGCCAAAACAGCAGACCATAATTTACAGCTAATGATGGAGCTTGATCAGTTATCTTCACTAGGGTATCCGTTATTACTAGGAACTTCACGCAAAAAGTTTATTCGAACTGTTTTGGATCTACCTGCTCATGATGTAGTAGAAGGAACGACAGCTACGACTGCTTTTGGAATTGCTCAAGGTTGTCAGATTATTCGTGTGCATGATATTAAGCAGAATAAACGAATGGCAGTAATGTGTGATGCGATGGTACAGTCTACTCGGCATCATAAGAACTAA
- the folB gene encoding dihydroneopterin aldolase, producing MDKMILTRMEYYGYHGVFEEERKLGQRFYVDLELEMDLSTAGQTDDLSTTINYAEIHEKVKQVVEQQSFKLIEALAEYIASSLLDAYTDVHALTVRVTKPHPPFDIHFQGVTVELRRTRK from the coding sequence ATGGATAAAATGATTCTGACACGTATGGAGTATTATGGGTATCATGGTGTTTTTGAAGAAGAACGTAAATTAGGCCAACGTTTCTATGTCGACTTAGAATTAGAAATGGATCTATCAACAGCAGGTCAGACCGATGATCTTAGCACCACGATCAACTATGCTGAAATTCATGAAAAAGTAAAACAGGTAGTAGAACAGCAATCATTTAAATTGATTGAAGCTCTAGCAGAATATATTGCATCCTCTTTATTGGACGCTTATACTGATGTACATGCACTAACGGTAAGAGTAACCAAGCCTCATCCACCATTTGATATTCATTTTCAAGGCGTTACTGTGGAATTGCGGCGTACACGAAAGTGA
- the folK gene encoding 2-amino-4-hydroxy-6-hydroxymethyldihydropteridine diphosphokinase produces the protein MKSSVPSEYSEAYIALGANLGDREQTLTEAIQMLNDHSDIEIVHCSGLYETAPVGYIDQPSFLNMVLMLRTTLEPESLLMSMLDVENKLGRVRDIRWGPRTVDLDLLWMDNQQLHTERLELPHPRMHERAFVLVPLAELVSSDHHPELFQSIQQSLSDIEAEQQGIHYVKAFTMPL, from the coding sequence ATGAAGTCATCTGTTCCCTCTGAATACTCAGAGGCTTATATTGCTTTAGGCGCTAATTTGGGCGATCGTGAGCAGACCTTAACAGAAGCTATACAGATGCTGAATGATCATTCCGATATAGAGATTGTTCATTGTTCAGGTCTGTACGAGACTGCTCCTGTCGGATATATCGATCAACCTTCTTTTCTCAATATGGTATTGATGTTACGTACAACATTAGAACCGGAATCATTATTAATGAGTATGTTGGATGTAGAAAATAAGTTAGGTCGGGTACGAGATATTCGCTGGGGACCACGTACAGTGGATCTGGATTTGTTATGGATGGACAATCAACAACTGCATACCGAACGTTTAGAATTACCTCATCCACGAATGCATGAACGAGCTTTTGTACTGGTTCCGTTAGCAGAATTAGTATCGTCTGATCATCATCCCGAGTTATTTCAGTCGATTCAGCAATCATTAAGTGATATTGAAGCCGAACAACAAGGGATTCATTATGTCAAAGCTTTTACGATGCCCTTATAG
- the dusB gene encoding tRNA dihydrouridine synthase DusB gives MLKIGDIEMKNQVVLAPMAGVCNPAFRLIAKEFGTGLVCAEMVSDKAILNGNKRTHEMLFVDEREKPLSLQIFGGDRESLVAAAKVVDQDTNADIIDINMGCPAPKINKSDAGAKWLLDPNKINEMVAAVVANVSKPVTVKMRIGWDSDHIFVVDNVKAVADAGGKAVSVHGRTRQQLYTGQADWSYIKQAKEAVSIPVIGNGDVVTPEDAKRMLDTTGCDGVMIGRGALGNPWMLYRTIEFLKTGQLLSEPTAEEKIRIAILHMDRLINLKGEHVAVREMRKHLSWYLKGIKGSAKIKDSIMEEVKRDEMVQILHNFLEGLPQGELSSPGNELEEVEQVCSI, from the coding sequence ATGTTAAAGATCGGTGATATAGAAATGAAAAATCAGGTCGTACTCGCGCCTATGGCTGGAGTATGTAACCCTGCTTTTCGTTTGATAGCCAAAGAATTTGGTACAGGTCTAGTCTGTGCTGAGATGGTCAGTGATAAAGCTATTTTGAACGGTAACAAGCGCACACACGAAATGTTATTTGTCGACGAGCGTGAGAAGCCTTTAAGTTTGCAGATTTTTGGTGGAGATCGTGAATCGCTAGTTGCCGCCGCCAAAGTGGTGGATCAAGATACCAATGCAGACATTATAGATATCAATATGGGTTGCCCTGCGCCCAAAATTAATAAAAGCGATGCAGGAGCGAAATGGTTACTTGATCCAAACAAGATCAATGAAATGGTTGCTGCTGTCGTAGCTAATGTAAGCAAGCCTGTTACAGTGAAAATGCGTATCGGTTGGGATAGCGATCATATTTTTGTGGTCGATAATGTCAAAGCTGTAGCAGATGCAGGCGGTAAAGCAGTCAGCGTTCATGGTCGTACACGTCAGCAGCTATATACAGGGCAAGCAGACTGGTCTTATATCAAACAAGCCAAAGAAGCAGTCTCTATTCCTGTTATCGGGAATGGGGATGTTGTTACTCCTGAAGATGCCAAGCGTATGTTAGATACAACTGGTTGCGATGGAGTTATGATTGGACGCGGAGCACTAGGTAATCCGTGGATGTTATATCGTACGATTGAATTTTTAAAAACAGGACAATTGCTATCCGAGCCTACAGCAGAAGAGAAAATCAGAATAGCTATTTTGCATATGGATCGTTTGATTAATCTCAAAGGCGAGCATGTGGCAGTTCGAGAAATGCGCAAACACCTTTCCTGGTATCTAAAAGGAATAAAAGGATCAGCTAAAATCAAGGACTCGATTATGGAAGAAGTTAAACGTGATGAAATGGTACAGATTTTGCACAATTTCCTAGAAGGATTACCTCAAGGCGAACTAAGTTCTCCGGGAAACGAATTAGAAGAAGTAGAGCAAGTTTGCAGTATCTAA
- the greA gene encoding transcription elongation factor GreA, giving the protein MSDKEVILTQDGLKKLEDELEMLKSVKRREVAERIKVAIGYGDISENSEYEDAKNEQAFIEGRIITLEKLLRNARIINSDEIVTDIVSIGATVIVEDMEFGDTMEYTIVGSAESNPSQNKISNESPVGKAILGKQKGTTVDVSVPAGGVIQYKILEIKK; this is encoded by the coding sequence ATGAGCGACAAAGAAGTCATTTTAACACAGGACGGTCTGAAGAAGCTGGAAGACGAGCTAGAAATGCTTAAATCTGTAAAACGACGTGAAGTAGCAGAGCGAATTAAAGTTGCTATCGGGTACGGTGATATTAGTGAGAACTCCGAATATGAAGATGCTAAGAATGAACAAGCATTTATCGAAGGACGCATTATTACACTTGAAAAGTTGCTACGCAACGCTCGTATTATCAATAGCGATGAGATTGTTACGGATATCGTAAGTATTGGTGCTACTGTAATCGTAGAAGATATGGAATTTGGCGATACAATGGAATATACCATTGTAGGTAGTGCTGAATCGAATCCTTCACAGAATAAGATTTCAAATGAAAGTCCTGTAGGTAAAGCTATTCTTGGTAAGCAAAAAGGAACAACCGTTGATGTTAGCGTTCCTGCTGGCGGTGTAATTCAGTACAAAATTCTTGAAATCAAAAAATAA
- the lysS gene encoding lysine--tRNA ligase, translating to MSEENVNPNPEEMDNENEISELLQIRRDKLDELRGLGIDPFGQKYVRTSTAADVISKYDSLTKEELEEKSITVSLAGRIMAKRGMGKASFAHIQDLSGRIQIYVRQDSTPEVKYQAFSILDLGDIVGVTGKVFKTKTGETSIKVSDLEVLSKSLYPLPEKYHGLKDVELRYRQRYVDLIVNPEVQQSFITRSRIIQSMRRYLDSLGYLEVETPTLHSIAGGAAAKPFITHHNALDMELYMRIAIELHLKRLIVGGLEKVYEIGRVYRNEGTSTRHNPEFTMIELYEAYADYKDIMSLTENMIAHIAQEVLGTTHIQYQGQDIDLTPQWRRLSMVDAVKEVKGVDFGVHMTNEEAHALAKEHHVKVEPHMTFGHILNEFFEQFVEETLIQPTFITGHPVEISPLAKRNVEDPRFTDRFELFVVAREHANAFTELNDPIDQRQRFEAQMVEKEKGNDEAHEMDDDFIRALEYGMPPTGGLGIGIDRLVMLLTDAASIRDVLLFPHMRNRSAE from the coding sequence ATGTCTGAAGAAAATGTAAACCCCAATCCAGAAGAGATGGATAATGAAAACGAAATAAGCGAGCTACTACAAATACGTAGAGACAAACTAGATGAATTACGGGGTCTAGGTATTGATCCGTTTGGACAAAAGTATGTACGTACTTCTACAGCAGCAGATGTTATCAGTAAATACGATAGCTTGACCAAAGAAGAACTAGAAGAGAAAAGTATCACAGTTAGTTTAGCAGGACGTATTATGGCTAAACGTGGTATGGGTAAAGCAAGTTTTGCACATATTCAAGATTTGAGCGGACGTATTCAGATCTATGTTCGTCAAGACAGCACGCCTGAAGTGAAGTACCAAGCATTCTCTATTCTTGATCTTGGAGATATCGTTGGTGTAACAGGTAAAGTATTCAAAACCAAAACAGGCGAAACTTCTATTAAAGTAAGCGATCTAGAAGTATTGTCCAAATCACTTTATCCATTGCCAGAAAAATACCATGGTCTAAAAGACGTTGAATTGCGTTACCGTCAACGTTATGTGGATTTGATCGTGAATCCAGAAGTACAACAATCATTTATTACTCGTTCCCGCATTATTCAATCGATGCGTCGTTATTTGGATTCACTAGGCTACTTAGAAGTAGAAACACCTACACTACATTCTATCGCTGGTGGAGCGGCGGCTAAGCCTTTCATTACTCACCATAATGCGCTAGATATGGAACTATATATGCGTATTGCTATTGAGCTTCATCTAAAACGCTTGATCGTAGGTGGTCTGGAGAAAGTATACGAAATTGGACGCGTATACCGTAATGAAGGAACATCAACCCGTCATAACCCTGAATTTACGATGATTGAATTGTATGAAGCATATGCAGATTACAAAGATATCATGAGCTTAACAGAGAATATGATTGCTCATATCGCGCAAGAAGTACTGGGCACAACACATATTCAATATCAAGGACAAGACATTGATCTAACTCCACAATGGCGTCGCCTATCTATGGTAGATGCTGTTAAAGAAGTAAAAGGTGTAGACTTTGGTGTACACATGACCAATGAAGAAGCTCATGCACTAGCTAAAGAACACCATGTAAAAGTAGAACCACATATGACATTCGGTCATATTTTAAATGAGTTCTTCGAGCAGTTTGTAGAAGAAACATTGATTCAACCAACCTTTATTACAGGACATCCGGTTGAAATCTCTCCACTTGCCAAACGCAATGTAGAAGATCCGCGCTTTACAGATCGTTTTGAATTGTTCGTAGTTGCTCGTGAACATGCTAACGCATTTACAGAGCTTAATGATCCAATCGATCAACGCCAACGTTTTGAAGCGCAAATGGTAGAGAAAGAAAAAGGAAACGATGAAGCTCATGAAATGGACGATGACTTTATTCGTGCGCTAGAATACGGTATGCCACCTACAGGTGGATTAGGCATCGGTATAGATCGTCTAGTTATGCTTCTAACAGATGCAGCGTCTATTCGTGATGTACTACTATTCCCACATATGCGTAATCGTTCAGCTGAGTAA